A single region of the Pseudomonas mandelii genome encodes:
- the katB gene encoding catalase KatB has protein sequence MTSTLGLGAFPHRRTLGVLTASLLTFSVHAAPLTRDNGAAVGDNQNSQTAGANGPVLLQDVQLIQKLQRFDRERIPERVVHARGTGAHGTFTVTDDLSDLTKAKVFAGGQSTPVFVRFSAVVHGNHSPETLRDPRGFATKFYTADGNWDLVGNNFPTFFIRDAIKFPDMVHAFKPDPRTNLDDDARRFDFFSHVPEATRTLTELYSNSGTPASYREMDGNGVHAYKLVNAKGEVHYVKFHWKSLQGINNLDPKAVTNVQGRDYSHMTNDLVSHINKGNFPKWDLYVQVLNPKDLYKFDFDPLDATKIWPGVPERKVGQMVLNRNPANVFQETEQVAMAPANLVPGIEPSEDRLLQGRVFSYADTQLYRLGANALQLPINAPKVAVNNGNQDGAMNIGHSSSGVNYQPSRLLPRDESQTARYSQSALSGSTQQAKIQREQNFKQAGDLYRSFSKKERKDLIESFGGSLATTDDESKHIILSFLYKADPEYGSGVTKVAKGDLGRVKALAAKLAD, from the coding sequence ATGACTTCCACCCTTGGCCTTGGGGCTTTCCCCCATCGGCGTACCCTTGGCGTATTAACCGCCAGCCTGCTGACCTTCTCCGTCCACGCTGCCCCCCTGACCCGCGATAACGGTGCTGCCGTCGGCGACAACCAGAATTCGCAAACCGCCGGTGCCAATGGCCCGGTGCTGCTACAGGACGTGCAACTGATCCAGAAGCTCCAACGCTTTGATCGCGAGCGCATTCCCGAGCGCGTCGTGCATGCCCGCGGCACCGGTGCCCACGGCACCTTTACCGTGACGGACGACCTGAGTGACCTGACCAAGGCCAAGGTGTTCGCTGGCGGTCAAAGCACGCCGGTGTTTGTGCGTTTCTCGGCGGTCGTCCACGGCAACCATTCGCCAGAAACCCTGCGTGACCCCCGGGGCTTTGCGACCAAGTTCTATACGGCGGACGGCAACTGGGACCTGGTCGGCAACAATTTTCCGACCTTCTTCATTCGTGATGCCATCAAATTCCCGGACATGGTCCACGCCTTCAAGCCGGACCCACGTACCAACCTGGACGATGATGCCCGCCGCTTCGATTTCTTTTCCCATGTTCCAGAAGCCACTCGCACGCTGACGGAGTTGTATTCCAATTCCGGTACACCCGCCAGTTATCGGGAAATGGACGGTAACGGTGTTCATGCTTACAAGTTAGTTAATGCCAAGGGTGAAGTTCACTACGTGAAGTTTCACTGGAAAAGTCTGCAGGGGATTAATAATCTCGATCCAAAAGCAGTAACCAACGTTCAAGGTCGAGACTACAGTCATATGACTAATGATTTGGTGTCTCATATTAACAAGGGTAACTTTCCAAAATGGGACTTGTACGTCCAGGTGTTAAATCCTAAAGACTTGTACAAGTTTGATTTCGATCCATTGGACGCAACCAAAATCTGGCCCGGAGTTCCTGAGCGAAAAGTTGGACAAATGGTGTTGAACCGAAATCCGGCAAATGTCTTCCAGGAAACAGAACAAGTTGCCATGGCACCGGCCAATCTTGTTCCTGGCATCGAACCTTCCGAAGATCGCTTATTACAAGGACGGGTGTTCTCTTATGCCGATACTCAACTGTATCGCCTGGGCGCCAATGCACTGCAATTGCCAATCAATGCACCCAAGGTCGCCGTGAACAACGGTAATCAGGATGGCGCGATGAACATCGGCCATAGCAGCAGCGGCGTGAATTATCAGCCGAGCCGTTTGCTGCCTCGTGACGAGTCGCAAACCGCACGTTACAGCCAGTCGGCCCTGTCGGGCAGCACGCAGCAGGCGAAGATCCAGCGTGAGCAGAACTTCAAGCAAGCCGGCGATCTGTATCGCTCGTTCAGCAAGAAAGAACGCAAGGACCTGATCGAGAGCTTCGGCGGCTCACTGGCCACCACCGATGACGAGAGCAAGCACATCATCCTGTCCTTCCTTTATAAGGCCGACCCGGAATACGGGAGCGGCGTGACCAAGGTGGCCAAGGGTGATCTGGGCCGGGTCAAGGCACTGGCGGCCAAGCTGGCGGACTGA